In Mucilaginibacter celer, one DNA window encodes the following:
- a CDS encoding SDR family NAD(P)-dependent oxidoreductase yields MSRLKNKVAVVTGAAKGIGAAIAKHFAAEGAKVVINYVSSKEAAEQVVKAITDNGGIAIAVQADVSNEADVTRLFEETAKAFGGLNILVNNAVAQGYAPIEGISVAGFHQSFNVNVLGPILTIQAALKLFGDKGGNIINISSGASKMPLPGASLYSATKAALDAFTIALAKELGVKSVRVNSILPGATETEGATEAGVTAGSDYEKMFIEKTPLGRRGQPEDIAKAAVFLASDDAAWITGEQISVSGGMYGF; encoded by the coding sequence ATGAGCAGATTAAAAAATAAAGTAGCGGTAGTAACCGGTGCAGCAAAAGGAATAGGTGCAGCCATCGCGAAACATTTCGCGGCCGAAGGCGCAAAAGTGGTGATCAACTATGTTTCCAGCAAAGAAGCCGCAGAACAAGTGGTGAAAGCCATAACTGATAACGGCGGCATCGCTATCGCGGTACAGGCCGATGTATCGAATGAAGCCGATGTAACGAGGCTTTTTGAAGAAACAGCGAAAGCATTCGGCGGATTGAATATTCTGGTTAACAACGCGGTCGCGCAGGGATACGCACCTATTGAAGGCATATCAGTAGCCGGTTTTCATCAGAGTTTCAACGTCAATGTATTAGGGCCGATACTAACGATCCAGGCGGCCTTGAAATTATTTGGCGACAAAGGCGGCAATATCATCAATATCAGTTCCGGCGCCAGCAAAATGCCGCTTCCGGGGGCATCTTTGTATTCCGCAACCAAAGCGGCCTTAGATGCCTTCACTATTGCTTTAGCAAAAGAGTTGGGTGTCAAAAGCGTTCGTGTCAATTCCATATTGCCTGGCGCAACAGAAACAGAGGGTGCAACCGAAGCGGGGGTAACAGCCGGCAGCGACTATGAAAAAATGTTTATTGAAAAAACGCCGCTTGGCCGCCGGGGCCAGCCGGAAGATATTGCCAAAGCAGCGGTATTCCTTGCTTCCGATGATGCAGCCTGGATAACCGGCGAGCAGATCTCCGTTTCGGGCGGTATGTATGGTTTTTAA
- a CDS encoding response regulator produces the protein MVDAVTDILSFNKLGNVKPDLILLDDWLSDGYGHLLCRALKQNRQTKTIPVVLISAKNDIECIAEKSHADDYIPKPFDLDFFMDKVQSWLSPHQNALRPD, from the coding sequence TTGGTTGATGCAGTCACCGATATACTTTCATTTAATAAATTAGGCAACGTCAAGCCTGACTTGATCCTGCTTGACGACTGGCTTAGCGATGGATATGGGCACCTGCTTTGCAGGGCATTAAAGCAGAACCGTCAGACTAAAACAATCCCGGTGGTACTGATTTCTGCAAAAAATGACATCGAATGCATTGCTGAAAAAAGCCATGCAGATGATTATATCCCTAAACCTTTCGATCTCGACTTCTTTATGGATAAAGTCCAGTCTTGGCTATCACCACATCAAAACGCCCTAAGGCCTGACTAA
- a CDS encoding SDR family NAD(P)-dependent oxidoreductase, whose translation MSRLTNKVAVITGGNSGIGLGIALEFKYEGAKGVVVGRNQETLDRSVARLGENFIGINADVTNLADLERVFAATAEKFGKIDIIVANAGAGAVGTVATFYEAAFDQAIDLNLKSVYFTVQKALPYMNDGGSIILIGSNAAHRAYANFTLYGAAKAAVIYLAKGFSSDLLDRKIRANVITPGTTDTPAFDKFVPVEQMEAVKRHFADQMPIGRIGQPSDIGKTAVFLASDDSSFMLGAELLVDGGMTYLSK comes from the coding sequence ATGAGCAGATTAACAAATAAAGTAGCGGTGATCACGGGCGGTAATAGCGGTATCGGATTGGGCATTGCATTGGAATTCAAGTACGAAGGTGCAAAGGGAGTTGTCGTCGGCAGGAACCAGGAAACCTTAGATCGTTCCGTAGCGCGACTTGGCGAAAATTTCATAGGCATCAATGCTGATGTAACCAACCTGGCCGACCTGGAAAGGGTATTTGCAGCAACCGCTGAAAAGTTTGGCAAGATAGACATCATTGTCGCCAATGCGGGTGCCGGAGCAGTAGGAACAGTAGCGACTTTTTATGAAGCCGCGTTCGACCAGGCGATCGACCTGAACCTGAAGAGTGTTTACTTCACCGTACAGAAAGCACTACCCTATATGAATGATGGTGGCTCGATCATTCTGATCGGGTCAAATGCTGCCCATCGGGCCTATGCGAATTTTACGCTTTATGGCGCTGCCAAAGCGGCCGTGATCTATTTAGCCAAAGGATTTTCAAGTGACCTGTTAGACCGGAAGATCAGGGCAAATGTGATCACACCTGGTACCACAGATACCCCGGCGTTTGACAAGTTTGTTCCCGTAGAACAAATGGAAGCGGTAAAAAGGCACTTTGCCGATCAAATGCCTATCGGCAGGATCGGGCAACCAAGTGACATTGGTAAAACAGCCGTTTTCCTGGCCTCTGATGATTCTTCTTTTATGTTGGGTGCTGAACTCCTGGTGGACGGCGGTATGACCTATTTATCTAAATAA
- a CDS encoding putative quinol monooxygenase: protein MEKLALLARLEAKPGKEQQVADLLKSALPLAEAEPGTIRWYALQLSPSTFGIFDTFADEAGRDAHLGGEIPKALAAVANDLLAVRPVIEKVDLLAIK from the coding sequence ATGGAAAAATTAGCATTACTGGCCCGCCTGGAGGCCAAACCCGGTAAAGAACAGCAAGTTGCCGACTTGCTTAAAAGCGCTTTGCCCTTGGCGGAAGCCGAGCCAGGCACCATCCGCTGGTATGCATTGCAACTCAGTCCCTCCACTTTTGGCATATTCGACACATTTGCCGATGAAGCCGGCCGGGACGCACATTTAGGCGGCGAGATACCTAAAGCCTTAGCAGCTGTCGCGAATGATTTACTGGCCGTGCGACCGGTGATCGAAAAAGTAGATCTGCTGGCCATTAAATAG
- a CDS encoding winged helix-turn-helix transcriptional regulator: MRDERFCASNCPFTRAIGTIGNKWKPIIINVIGTRTVRFGQLDSIIPLISRKVLTEQLKELEEDGLLERMAYKELPPRVEYKLSEKGLAFLPILESIKAWNCKYEVAPLTEALDQKSRITYAN, from the coding sequence ATGAGAGACGAGCGATTTTGCGCATCAAATTGCCCCTTTACGCGGGCCATCGGAACCATTGGTAATAAATGGAAACCGATCATCATCAATGTGATCGGCACCCGTACCGTTCGTTTCGGTCAGCTGGATTCCATTATTCCGCTTATTTCCAGGAAAGTTCTGACCGAACAACTCAAAGAGCTGGAAGAGGACGGGTTGTTGGAAAGAATGGCCTATAAGGAACTCCCGCCAAGGGTCGAATATAAATTGTCTGAAAAAGGCCTGGCTTTTCTGCCGATCTTAGAAAGTATAAAAGCATGGAATTGCAAATATGAGGTAGCGCCGCTGACCGAAGCGCTTGATCAAAAAAGTCGGATAACCTATGCAAACTAA
- a CDS encoding NAD(P)H-dependent oxidoreductase, which yields MLIRFLNFAVYSSGPYQVYDFVPTYLKGVLGFMGMTDLKIFRAEGLAYPGQAEAALQRGISSIAL from the coding sequence GTGTTAATACGATTCCTAAATTTTGCCGTCTATTCCAGTGGCCCCTATCAGGTTTACGACTTCGTACCGACTTACCTGAAAGGCGTATTGGGTTTTATGGGCATGACCGATCTCAAGATCTTCCGGGCAGAGGGCCTGGCTTACCCCGGACAGGCGGAGGCGGCCCTGCAGCGCGGTATCAGCTCTATTGCCCTGTAG
- a CDS encoding ABC transporter ATP-binding protein translates to MAEDNRYMQMDVPIIQLKGLTKRYGNHLAVDNLNLQVNKGEIFGLLGPNGAGKTTSILMMLGLTEPTEGSATVCGYNATTDPIKVKTKVGYMPDSVGFYDHMTALDNLLYIGRLNGLAEHQLKHKVELVLELVGLSEVGLKKTATFSRGMKQRLGLAEVLIKGPEVIILDEPTLGIDPTGVKDFLVLIRKLSREQGLTVLLSSHHLHHVQQVCDRVGIFVEGRLLAEGDLPQLAEKLFGKNGYVTSIALDEHLSHPWPPERVLQGWDAIDDISYQGETIVFSCNRNITPSLVRFLVENDHNIMSVNQKNYGLDDIYQRYFETQTGKSDYKRTA, encoded by the coding sequence ATGGCCGAAGATAATCGATATATGCAAATGGATGTTCCTATCATACAATTAAAGGGCCTGACTAAACGTTACGGCAATCACCTGGCTGTCGATAATTTAAATTTACAGGTGAATAAAGGAGAGATCTTCGGCTTGCTCGGGCCTAACGGCGCGGGTAAAACCACCAGTATACTCATGATGCTGGGTCTGACCGAACCGACCGAAGGATCAGCAACCGTGTGTGGGTATAATGCTACCACCGATCCCATCAAAGTAAAGACCAAAGTCGGCTATATGCCGGATAGTGTTGGTTTTTATGATCACATGACCGCGTTGGACAACCTGTTGTATATCGGTAGGCTTAATGGCCTGGCAGAGCATCAGCTTAAGCATAAAGTAGAATTGGTGCTTGAGCTTGTCGGGCTGAGCGAGGTGGGGCTTAAAAAAACTGCGACATTTTCCAGGGGCATGAAGCAACGCTTGGGCCTTGCGGAAGTGCTCATCAAGGGCCCGGAGGTGATCATCTTAGATGAACCTACGCTTGGGATCGATCCCACCGGCGTTAAAGATTTTTTAGTGTTGATCAGGAAGCTGAGCCGGGAGCAAGGCCTGACCGTCTTACTATCGTCGCACCATTTACATCATGTACAGCAGGTATGTGACCGGGTAGGCATATTTGTAGAGGGGCGGCTTCTGGCAGAAGGTGACCTGCCCCAGCTCGCCGAGAAATTGTTTGGGAAGAACGGCTATGTTACCTCAATTGCCCTCGACGAGCATTTGAGCCATCCCTGGCCACCGGAACGGGTGCTGCAGGGATGGGACGCCATCGATGATATTTCATATCAGGGTGAAACGATAGTGTTCAGCTGCAACAGGAATATTACCCCGTCCCTGGTACGTTTCTTAGTTGAAAATGATCATAACATCATGAGTGTAAATCAAAAAAATTATGGACTTGACGATATTTACCAAAGATATTTTGAAACGCAAACCGGAAAAAGTGATTACAAAAGGACAGCCTGA
- a CDS encoding NAD-dependent dehydratase, whose product MLIITSRKWFDSCQVNLLEVLALNRSVQHVALVTGLKHYLGPFEAYAQAGFLPETPLREEHPRLDIENFYYAQEDEVYTAAERDGFTWSIHRPHTVIGQAVGNAMNLGTTLAVYASICKETDRPFIFPGSAAQWNGLSDVTDARILAAQLIWASTTDAARNQAFNIVNGDVFRWSRLWSRIAAYFGVESAGFDGTIHPLERTMADDAPVWREIAQKYHLKEPALNRLASPWHTDLDLGRPIEVMTDMSKSRKLGFTVYQDTEDGFYDLFKQLREARLIP is encoded by the coding sequence ATGTTGATCATTACTAGCAGAAAATGGTTTGATTCGTGCCAAGTTAATCTGCTGGAGGTATTAGCCCTGAACAGATCTGTTCAGCACGTAGCCCTGGTGACGGGCTTAAAGCATTATTTGGGGCCGTTCGAGGCGTATGCCCAAGCAGGATTTTTGCCGGAAACCCCTTTACGCGAGGAACATCCCCGGCTGGACATCGAGAACTTTTATTATGCCCAGGAAGACGAAGTTTATACTGCTGCCGAACGCGATGGATTTACCTGGAGCATTCACCGCCCGCATACCGTTATTGGTCAGGCGGTAGGTAACGCCATGAACCTGGGCACCACGCTGGCGGTCTACGCCTCGATCTGCAAGGAAACGGATCGTCCCTTTATATTTCCCGGCTCAGCCGCCCAATGGAACGGGCTGTCCGATGTCACCGATGCACGGATATTGGCTGCACAACTGATCTGGGCTTCGACTACGGATGCCGCGCGGAACCAGGCTTTCAATATCGTTAACGGCGATGTTTTTCGCTGGAGCAGGTTATGGAGCCGGATCGCAGCTTATTTCGGCGTTGAATCCGCAGGCTTCGATGGCACCATTCATCCGCTGGAACGAACGATGGCTGATGACGCCCCTGTCTGGCGGGAGATCGCGCAAAAATATCATTTGAAAGAACCCGCGCTTAACCGGCTCGCCAGTCCCTGGCATACCGATCTCGACCTGGGCAGGCCAATCGAGGTCATGACCGATATGTCCAAGAGCCGTAAGCTGGGATTTACAGTCTACCAGGATACGGAAGATGGCTTTTATGACCTCTTTAAACAATTGCGGGAAGCGAGGCTGATTCCCTGA
- a CDS encoding ABC transporter permease, producing MDLTIFTKDILKRKPEKVITKGQPERGAFAVILRKETTDHIRSWRFIVLVALIVLTFIAAIYTSLSNIKPTGAMLHNPDQNFLYLKLLTVTDNTIPPFHIFLSFLAPLLGIGLGFDAINSEKNNGTLIRLMAQPVYRDNLLLAKFSSALLIISSLFIVLALLMIGAGLILTGVRMEPDEVLRVTGFVFVTITYVAFWLALSMTLSIVFKQAATSAITCIGLWLFFTVFYQILVDVALRSLLPDAAQLTQEQAIAYNDVVLNILRISPNQLYTDAVTTLLMPSVRSLGPLTMEQMAGAIPSPLPFTQSLLVVWPQLSGLLASVTCCFGLAYFLFMRREIRS from the coding sequence ATGGACTTGACGATATTTACCAAAGATATTTTGAAACGCAAACCGGAAAAAGTGATTACAAAAGGACAGCCTGAGAGGGGCGCGTTCGCTGTGATCCTACGTAAGGAAACAACTGACCATATACGTAGCTGGCGCTTCATTGTCCTGGTAGCACTGATTGTGCTGACATTTATAGCTGCTATTTATACTTCGCTTTCAAACATTAAGCCAACTGGCGCTATGTTACATAATCCGGATCAGAATTTTCTTTATCTTAAGTTGCTGACAGTAACGGATAACACCATTCCGCCTTTTCACATTTTTTTGAGTTTTTTAGCACCCTTGCTGGGTATCGGTTTGGGTTTTGATGCCATCAATTCTGAAAAGAACAACGGTACCCTTATACGGCTCATGGCTCAGCCGGTTTACCGGGATAACCTTTTGCTCGCGAAATTCAGCAGCGCCCTGCTGATCATAAGCAGTCTATTTATAGTTCTCGCGTTGCTGATGATCGGTGCAGGCCTTATCTTGACGGGCGTACGGATGGAACCGGACGAGGTACTTAGAGTTACTGGTTTTGTTTTCGTCACAATAACTTATGTCGCGTTTTGGCTGGCCTTGTCCATGACGCTTTCCATTGTATTCAAACAAGCTGCCACTTCGGCTATCACCTGTATAGGTCTTTGGCTTTTTTTTACAGTGTTTTACCAGATATTGGTTGACGTGGCGCTGAGATCGCTGTTGCCGGACGCTGCCCAACTTACCCAGGAGCAGGCGATTGCCTATAACGATGTTGTGTTGAACATCCTGCGCATATCTCCTAATCAGCTTTACACGGATGCGGTTACAACGCTGCTCATGCCATCAGTTCGGAGTCTCGGGCCGCTGACGATGGAACAAATGGCGGGTGCAATTCCTTCGCCATTGCCGTTTACCCAGAGCCTGTTGGTGGTGTGGCCACAATTAAGCGGTCTGTTAGCCTCAGTGACCTGTTGTTTTGGTTTGGCTTATTTTCTATTCATGCGCCGGGAAATTAGAAGCTAA
- a CDS encoding NADPH-dependent F420 reductase produces MTNSANYAIIGFGKIGQALAKAFARKGIKVAVATTRDPESFTSDAAAIGPEIIATTLADAVKADVIFLAVRFAAHRDVAKALPNWEGKIIVDVTNAYGVPPEQMNGLPSAKFVAQAFTGGKLVKGFNHLGAAILEQNPSVHGGRRVVYLASDDEAAAAEIGALAEDLGFVPVKLGGLAEGGLLVQAHGNTWGQLIFQDLVKFKS; encoded by the coding sequence ATGACTAATTCAGCAAACTACGCCATTATTGGCTTCGGCAAGATCGGCCAGGCCCTGGCCAAGGCATTTGCCCGCAAGGGCATCAAGGTAGCGGTGGCTACCACACGGGACCCGGAAAGCTTCACCTCCGACGCGGCCGCGATCGGCCCGGAGATCATTGCCACCACACTGGCGGACGCCGTCAAAGCGGACGTTATCTTTTTAGCGGTGCGTTTTGCAGCGCACCGGGATGTCGCTAAAGCGCTGCCCAACTGGGAGGGTAAAATTATTGTCGATGTGACCAACGCTTATGGCGTGCCACCCGAGCAGATGAACGGACTGCCTTCAGCCAAATTCGTGGCGCAGGCGTTCACCGGTGGGAAACTCGTTAAAGGCTTCAACCATTTGGGGGCTGCCATTCTTGAGCAGAATCCGTCGGTACACGGTGGCCGAAGGGTCGTATATCTGGCTAGCGACGATGAAGCCGCAGCAGCGGAGATCGGTGCGCTGGCCGAAGATCTCGGGTTCGTGCCGGTAAAACTGGGCGGGCTCGCTGAAGGCGGGCTGCTGGTGCAGGCGCATGGCAATACCTGGGGTCAGCTGATCTTCCAGGACCTGGTTAAATTCAAATCTTAA